In a genomic window of Methylovirgula sp. 4M-Z18:
- the iolD gene encoding 3D-(3,5/4)-trihydroxycyclohexane-1,2-dione acylhydrolase (decyclizing) produces MKTIRLTAAQAVVKFLSNQFTEIDGKKLPLFAGCWAIFGHGNVAGLGEALHAAGEELPTFRGHNEQGMALAAVAYAKASRRRRMMAVTTSIGPGATNMVTAAAVAHVNRIPVLLLPGDVFANRAPDPVLQQVEDFNDGTISANDCFKPVSRYFDRIARPEHVVPALNRAIAVLTDPADCGPVTLAFCQDVQAEAFDYPESFFAPRLHRQRRTPADAHELDEAVALLKLAKKPYIVAGGGVLYSGAEAALKAFAEKRGIPVAETQAGKSSLPHDHAFALGALGVTGTSAANSLADEADVVFAIGTRLADFATGSWSMFRNPKRKILALNVQAFDATKHRAQTLVADALTGLAALDAKLGNWSAPQKWRDAVAKAKADWVQEAAGFTAPTNAALPSDAQVIGALQRSAKPSDIVVGAAGGLPGEMHKLWNPSEAMGYHFEYGYSTMGYEIAGALGVKMAHPDREVIVTVGDGSYLMMNSEIASAVMLGQKLIIVLNDNRGYGCINRLQLATGGASFNNLLQTSRHEVLPNVDFVKHAASLGATAVKVGGVSELETALAKARKAKGVQVIVIDTDPMISTPAGGNWWDVAVPEVSSRKQVRDARKKYEKAVLAQRIGD; encoded by the coding sequence ATGAAAACCATTCGTCTCACCGCCGCGCAGGCGGTCGTTAAGTTCCTCAGCAATCAATTCACCGAGATCGATGGCAAAAAATTGCCCTTGTTCGCCGGCTGCTGGGCAATCTTCGGCCATGGCAATGTGGCCGGGCTCGGCGAAGCGCTGCATGCGGCGGGCGAGGAATTGCCGACCTTTCGCGGCCACAATGAGCAAGGCATGGCGCTGGCGGCAGTCGCCTATGCCAAGGCCTCGCGTCGCCGGCGCATGATGGCGGTGACGACCTCCATCGGTCCCGGTGCCACCAACATGGTGACGGCGGCAGCGGTCGCGCATGTCAATCGCATTCCGGTGCTGCTGCTGCCGGGCGACGTGTTCGCCAACCGCGCGCCCGACCCGGTGCTGCAGCAGGTCGAGGATTTCAACGACGGCACGATCTCGGCCAACGATTGCTTCAAACCCGTCTCGCGCTATTTCGACCGCATCGCGCGGCCTGAACATGTGGTGCCGGCACTGAACCGCGCGATCGCCGTGCTCACCGATCCCGCCGATTGCGGCCCCGTCACGCTCGCCTTTTGTCAGGATGTGCAGGCGGAAGCTTTCGATTATCCGGAAAGTTTCTTTGCGCCGCGCCTGCATCGCCAGCGCCGCACGCCGGCCGATGCGCACGAGCTTGACGAGGCAGTCGCGCTGCTCAAATTGGCGAAGAAACCCTATATCGTCGCCGGCGGCGGCGTGCTCTATTCCGGCGCCGAGGCAGCGCTGAAAGCCTTTGCCGAAAAGCGCGGCATTCCCGTCGCCGAGACGCAGGCCGGAAAATCGAGCCTGCCGCACGATCATGCCTTCGCACTTGGCGCCCTTGGGGTCACCGGCACGTCTGCGGCCAATTCTCTCGCCGACGAAGCAGATGTGGTCTTCGCTATCGGCACGCGACTTGCCGATTTCGCCACCGGGTCGTGGTCGATGTTCCGCAACCCCAAGCGCAAGATCCTAGCGCTCAACGTGCAAGCCTTCGACGCCACCAAACATCGCGCGCAGACGCTGGTCGCCGACGCGCTCACCGGCCTCGCCGCACTCGACGCCAAACTCGGCAACTGGTCGGCACCGCAAAAGTGGCGCGATGCGGTTGCCAAAGCCAAGGCCGATTGGGTGCAGGAAGCGGCAGGCTTCACCGCGCCCACTAACGCCGCCCTGCCCTCCGATGCACAAGTGATCGGCGCTTTGCAGCGCAGCGCCAAGCCTTCGGACATCGTGGTCGGCGCGGCCGGCGGCCTGCCGGGCGAAATGCACAAATTGTGGAACCCCTCAGAGGCGATGGGCTACCATTTCGAATATGGCTATTCGACCATGGGCTACGAGATCGCCGGCGCGCTCGGCGTGAAGATGGCCCATCCCGATCGCGAGGTGATCGTCACCGTCGGCGACGGCTCCTATCTCATGATGAATTCGGAAATCGCCTCCGCTGTGATGCTGGGGCAAAAGCTGATCATCGTGCTCAACGACAATCGCGGCTACGGCTGCATCAACCGCCTGCAGCTCGCGACCGGCGGCGCGTCCTTCAACAATCTGTTGCAAACCTCGCGGCATGAAGTTCTACCCAATGTCGATTTCGTGAAACATGCGGCAAGCCTTGGCGCGACCGCGGTGAAAGTCGGTGGCGTGAGCGAACTCGAGACCGCGCTGGCGAAAGCGCGAAAAGCAAAGGGCGTGCAGGTGATCGTGATCGACACCGATCCGATGATCTCGACGCCGGCGGGCGGCAATTGGTGGGATGTCGCGGTGCCGGAAGTCTCGTCGCGCAAGCAGGTGCGCGACGCACGCAAGAAATATGAAAAGGCCGTTTTGGCCCAACGTATCGGAGATTAG
- a CDS encoding MurR/RpiR family transcriptional regulator produces MSDAKPEKSLQNEPPQDFDALKTLILDRGDALPKRLRQVAVFALEHPDDVAFGTAAGIADTAQVQPSTLVRFAQTLGYSGFTELQGVFRDRLREGFPGYRDRVAALAAEEVSLGGPMALFQGFAQSAATSLDHARMTLDAGKLNQAVELLAQADTIYLLGSRRVFPVAAYFAYAFGNLGLKAFLVDQVGQLGPEQCGSATKKDALLVTSFTPYAPTTLELTRELNARGVPVVAITDSAFSPLAPSATVWLEVAEANFASFRSLAATFALATTLAVGTAEARGRRR; encoded by the coding sequence ATGAGCGATGCAAAACCGGAAAAATCGTTGCAAAACGAACCGCCGCAGGATTTCGACGCGCTGAAAACGCTGATTCTCGACCGCGGCGACGCCTTGCCGAAACGGCTGCGGCAAGTGGCAGTCTTCGCGCTCGAGCATCCGGACGACGTCGCCTTCGGCACGGCCGCCGGGATTGCCGATACGGCGCAAGTGCAGCCCTCGACCCTCGTGCGCTTCGCCCAGACCCTGGGCTATTCCGGCTTCACCGAATTGCAGGGCGTCTTTCGCGACCGCCTGCGCGAGGGCTTCCCCGGTTATCGCGACCGTGTCGCCGCGCTGGCTGCCGAAGAGGTGAGCCTCGGCGGGCCGATGGCGCTGTTCCAGGGCTTCGCGCAATCGGCGGCGACTTCGCTCGACCATGCGCGCATGACTTTGGATGCGGGCAAGCTCAATCAGGCGGTGGAATTGCTCGCGCAAGCCGACACGATCTATCTGCTCGGGAGCCGCCGCGTGTTTCCCGTGGCCGCTTATTTCGCATACGCTTTCGGCAATCTCGGCCTCAAGGCGTTTCTCGTCGACCAGGTCGGCCAGCTCGGTCCGGAACAATGCGGCAGCGCGACGAAGAAGGATGCGCTGCTCGTGACCAGCTTCACGCCTTACGCCCCCACCACGCTGGAGTTGACGCGCGAATTGAACGCGCGCGGCGTGCCGGTGGTGGCGATCACCGACAGCGCCTTCTCGCCGCTGGCGCCGAGCGCAACCGTGTGGCTCGAAGTGGCCGAAGCGAATTTCGCGTCCTTCCGCTCGCTCGCAGCGACATTCGCGCTGGCGACGACGCTGGCGGTGGGCACGGCGGAAGCGCGGGGAAGGCGGCGGTGA
- the iolB gene encoding 5-deoxy-glucuronate isomerase, with amino-acid sequence MPQSSLLLHPKKPDKNGRIHNVTPRNAGWTYVGFEVYDLKKGMVVEKPTGKQEVCLVILSGKARIGAGKDKAFQDFGVLGERKSVFDGAPWSVYVPAKSAYKITATTACQIAVCAAPGTGKLPARVISPSEVGQQTRGKGSNTRYVRNILPETEPAESLLVVEVITPGGNWSSYPPHKHDRDMLPVESYLEETYYHRLNPPSGFALQRVYTDDRSLDETLAAGDGDVVLVPKGYHPVGAPHGYDLYYLNVMAGPTRIWKFWNDPAHEWLMKA; translated from the coding sequence ATGCCCCAATCGTCCCTGCTCCTCCATCCGAAAAAGCCGGACAAGAATGGCCGCATTCACAATGTCACGCCGCGCAATGCCGGCTGGACCTATGTCGGCTTTGAAGTCTACGACTTGAAAAAGGGCATGGTCGTTGAAAAGCCGACCGGCAAACAGGAAGTCTGCCTCGTCATCCTTTCGGGGAAAGCACGCATCGGCGCGGGCAAGGACAAGGCCTTTCAGGATTTCGGCGTGCTCGGCGAGCGCAAAAGCGTGTTCGACGGCGCGCCCTGGTCGGTCTATGTGCCGGCAAAATCGGCCTATAAGATCACCGCGACCACCGCCTGCCAGATCGCCGTCTGCGCGGCGCCGGGCACCGGCAAATTGCCGGCCCGTGTCATCAGCCCGAGTGAGGTCGGACAGCAAACGCGCGGCAAGGGATCGAACACCCGTTACGTCCGGAATATTCTGCCGGAGACCGAACCGGCCGAAAGCCTGCTTGTGGTGGAAGTCATCACTCCGGGCGGCAATTGGTCGAGCTATCCGCCGCACAAGCACGACCGCGACATGCTGCCGGTGGAAAGCTATCTGGAGGAAACCTATTACCACCGCCTCAATCCGCCGAGCGGCTTCGCGCTGCAGCGGGTCTATACCGACGACCGCTCGCTCGACGAAACCCTCGCGGCGGGCGACGGCGACGTGGTGCTGGTGCCCAAAGGCTACCACCCCGTCGGCGCGCCGCACGGCTACGACCTCTATTATCTGAACGTGATGGCGGGGCCGACGCGCATCTGGAAATTCTGGAACGACCCGGCGCATGAGTGGCTGATGAAGGCGTGA
- the iolE gene encoding myo-inosose-2 dehydratase — protein MSIRIGANPIGWSNDDLQEIGGETPLETCLTEAREAGFVGMELGNKFPRQAPALKAALAPYDLACIGGWYSVELLQRSAKEEFAHAQAHRDLLKGMGTDVFIVAETSNAIHGDRAKPLSQRPVMQDSDWAAYGQRITEFADLLKAEGFKLCYHHHMGTIVQSRADIGAFMAACGPSVNLLLDTGHAAWGGSDPAELARTYRTRITHVHCKDVRPDIRAKSEAGDWSFLDSILGKGDELGVYTVPGDGSVDYVAIFKELPGYSGWVVVEAEQDPKKANPLQYAKLGVANLKTYLKEGGLA, from the coding sequence ATGTCTATTCGTATCGGCGCAAATCCCATTGGCTGGTCCAATGATGATTTGCAGGAGATCGGCGGTGAGACGCCACTCGAAACCTGCCTGACGGAAGCGCGCGAAGCGGGCTTCGTCGGCATGGAACTTGGCAACAAATTTCCGCGTCAGGCGCCCGCTTTGAAAGCGGCGCTTGCGCCCTACGATCTTGCCTGCATCGGCGGCTGGTATTCGGTCGAATTGCTGCAGCGCTCGGCGAAAGAAGAATTCGCCCATGCGCAAGCGCATCGCGATCTGCTCAAAGGCATGGGCACCGATGTCTTCATCGTCGCGGAAACGTCGAACGCTATCCACGGCGACCGGGCAAAGCCTTTGTCGCAGCGGCCGGTGATGCAGGACAGCGACTGGGCGGCCTATGGCCAGCGCATCACCGAATTCGCCGACCTGCTGAAGGCCGAAGGTTTCAAGCTGTGCTACCATCACCACATGGGCACGATCGTGCAGAGCCGCGCCGATATCGGCGCCTTCATGGCGGCGTGTGGCCCCTCGGTGAACCTGCTGCTCGACACCGGCCATGCGGCCTGGGGCGGCTCAGACCCGGCCGAACTCGCCCGCACCTATCGCACCCGCATCACCCATGTGCATTGCAAGGACGTGCGGCCCGACATCCGCGCCAAATCGGAAGCCGGCGACTGGAGTTTCCTCGATTCGATTCTTGGCAAGGGCGATGAGCTCGGCGTGTACACCGTGCCGGGCGACGGTTCGGTCGATTATGTAGCCATATTCAAGGAGCTGCCGGGCTATTCCGGCTGGGTTGTCGTTGAAGCCGAACAGGACCCGAAGAAGGCGAACCCGCTGCAATACGCGAAGCTGGGCGTGGCGAATTTGAAAACATATTTGAAGGAAGGCGGGTTGGCGTGA
- a CDS encoding transglutaminase-like cysteine peptidase yields the protein MLRWVGLLALLLFWASTAFAGPDQDSVQTKLRHVSTTQRLKLNDAIDFETATLKHSQDLVETGVARIPYGWMDFCGRRPEECQVSDLPAADIKLTLNTWRTLDRINRQVNEEIEPVSNLDHWGTLADHWDYPVDGKGDCKIYALYKRKLLIDAGFPRQALLMTIVWDLDGEGHTILTVKTDKGEFILDNLVNTIRAWDETGYAFVKRQSQENPNVWMSLAPPHDTMTHLAQSN from the coding sequence ATGTTGCGTTGGGTCGGACTTTTGGCACTTTTGCTCTTCTGGGCGTCGACGGCATTCGCCGGCCCCGACCAGGACTCGGTCCAGACCAAGCTGCGCCACGTGTCGACGACGCAACGGTTGAAGCTGAACGATGCCATCGATTTCGAAACGGCGACGTTGAAACACTCGCAGGATCTGGTCGAGACGGGCGTGGCACGCATTCCCTATGGCTGGATGGATTTTTGCGGCCGTCGGCCGGAAGAATGCCAGGTGAGCGATTTGCCTGCCGCCGATATCAAGCTCACGCTCAACACCTGGCGCACGCTCGACCGCATCAACCGGCAGGTGAATGAAGAGATCGAGCCGGTCAGCAATCTCGACCATTGGGGAACCCTGGCGGACCATTGGGATTATCCGGTGGACGGCAAGGGCGATTGCAAGATCTACGCGCTCTACAAGCGCAAATTGCTGATCGATGCCGGCTTCCCGCGCCAGGCCTTGCTGATGACCATCGTGTGGGATCTCGACGGCGAGGGCCATACGATCCTCACGGTCAAGACCGACAAGGGCGAATTCATCCTCGACAATCTCGTCAACACTATCCGCGCCTGGGACGAAACCGGCTATGCCTTCGTCAAGCGCCAGTCGCAGGAAAATCCCAACGTCTGGATGTCGCTCGCTCCGCCGCACGACACGATGACCCACCTGGCGCAATCGAATTGA
- a CDS encoding HAD family hydrolase, with translation MTAKPCLLFDMDGTLSDTDALHHVAFNRVLEPFDIHLDFDAYRTQILGKSNSEIVAGLFPGKVTDEHERLIDHKEALFREMAETLAPIDGLVELLRWTRAQGVPCGIVTNAPRENAELTLAALGLGDYFQTVVIGHELPNPKPHPMPYATGLASLNGDIDRSLAFEDSPTGVTSAATAGLKTIGLTTSFSEEALQGKGAFIGIKDYTDARLWRLLEERVLAKVA, from the coding sequence TTGACCGCCAAACCCTGCCTTTTGTTCGACATGGACGGCACGCTGTCTGACACCGATGCGCTGCATCACGTCGCGTTCAACCGCGTGTTGGAGCCCTTCGACATCCATCTCGATTTCGACGCTTACAGGACGCAGATCCTCGGCAAGAGCAATTCGGAAATCGTCGCAGGGCTCTTCCCTGGGAAGGTTACGGACGAGCATGAGCGGCTGATCGATCACAAAGAAGCGCTTTTCCGCGAGATGGCGGAGACGTTGGCACCGATCGACGGGCTTGTCGAGCTGTTGCGCTGGACGCGCGCGCAAGGCGTTCCGTGCGGCATCGTGACCAATGCACCGCGCGAAAATGCCGAACTGACGCTCGCGGCACTGGGCCTCGGCGACTATTTCCAGACTGTGGTGATCGGGCATGAACTGCCCAATCCGAAACCGCATCCGATGCCCTATGCGACAGGTCTCGCCAGTCTGAACGGCGACATCGACCGCAGTCTCGCCTTCGAGGATTCGCCGACCGGCGTGACATCGGCCGCAACGGCAGGGCTGAAGACGATCGGCCTCACCACATCTTTCTCGGAAGAGGCCTTGCAAGGCAAAGGCGCGTTCATCGGCATCAAGGATTACACCGATGCGCGACTGTGGCGCCTGTTGGAAGAGCGCGTACTGGCGAAGGTGGCCTGA
- a CDS encoding bifunctional 5-dehydro-2-deoxygluconokinase/5-dehydro-2-deoxyphosphogluconate aldolase, translating to MTAPSLDVITIGRSSVDLYGQQVGGRLEDMASLSKAVGGCPTNIAIGTARLGLKSGLITRVGDEHMGRFIREQCAREGVDVTGVKTDPQRLTALVVLGIRDDKTFPLIFYRDNCADSALDVSDIDEAYVASAKAIVVTGTHFAKPAAAEAQKLAMSYAKKHGRKVAFDVDYRPNLWGLAGHGAGEERYISSSEVTAHLQKILPDCDLIVGTEEELMIAGGKEEPFEAIRAIRALSNATIVCKRGPMGCVVFTGAIPASIEDGIKGPGFPVEVYNVLGAGDAFMSGFLRGWLRDEPLETCCAYANAGGAFAVSRLLCSVEYLTESELHYFLKNGSPHRALRQDPALNHIHWATTRDERTQVAVNTTHAPNLMALAIDHRAQLEKIADDVNAPRDKIKAFKLLAVQATVDVAKRYPHLARGSFGTLLDGTYGREALFRAADHDLWIGRPVEEPGSRPLDFEGGGSLAAKLNEWPLIHTIKCLCFYHPDDPADLKARQERELLRLHDAARALGRELLVEIIASKHGPIDDTSISGIIERLYALGIKPDWWKLEPQATATAWHNIERAIAQNDPLCRGIVLLGLEAPEEDLARGFKTAQTTKLVKGFAVGRTIFAEPAQQWLSGQISDEKAIHVMADSFDRLVQAWLQARQ from the coding sequence ATGACCGCTCCCTCCCTAGACGTCATCACCATCGGACGCTCGTCGGTCGATCTCTATGGCCAGCAGGTCGGCGGCCGGCTTGAGGATATGGCGAGCCTCTCGAAAGCTGTCGGCGGCTGTCCCACCAATATCGCCATCGGCACCGCGCGGCTCGGCCTGAAAAGCGGTCTCATCACGCGGGTGGGCGACGAGCATATGGGCCGCTTCATCCGCGAACAATGCGCGCGCGAAGGCGTCGACGTCACCGGCGTCAAAACCGATCCGCAGCGCCTGACTGCGCTGGTCGTGCTCGGCATCCGCGACGACAAGACCTTTCCGCTGATCTTCTATCGCGACAATTGCGCCGATTCGGCGCTCGACGTGAGCGACATCGACGAGGCCTATGTCGCCAGCGCCAAGGCGATTGTCGTCACGGGCACGCATTTCGCGAAACCCGCTGCGGCAGAGGCGCAAAAGCTTGCCATGAGCTACGCCAAGAAGCACGGTCGCAAAGTCGCCTTCGATGTCGATTACCGCCCCAACCTGTGGGGCCTCGCCGGCCATGGCGCGGGCGAGGAGCGTTACATTTCCTCCTCCGAAGTCACGGCACATTTGCAGAAGATCTTACCCGACTGCGATTTGATCGTCGGCACGGAAGAGGAATTGATGATCGCCGGCGGTAAGGAAGAGCCGTTCGAAGCGATCCGCGCCATTCGCGCTCTGAGCAACGCCACGATCGTGTGCAAGCGTGGTCCGATGGGCTGCGTCGTCTTCACCGGCGCCATTCCCGCCTCGATCGAGGACGGCATCAAGGGGCCGGGCTTTCCCGTCGAAGTCTACAACGTGCTCGGCGCCGGCGACGCGTTCATGTCGGGCTTCCTGCGCGGCTGGCTGCGTGACGAGCCGCTGGAAACCTGCTGCGCCTATGCCAATGCGGGCGGCGCCTTCGCCGTGTCGCGGCTGTTGTGCTCGGTCGAATATCTCACCGAAAGCGAGTTGCACTATTTCCTGAAAAACGGTTCGCCGCATCGCGCCTTGCGGCAGGATCCTGCGCTCAACCACATTCACTGGGCAACGACGCGCGACGAGCGCACGCAGGTCGCGGTGAATACGACGCACGCGCCCAATCTGATGGCGCTCGCGATCGATCATCGCGCGCAATTGGAAAAGATCGCCGACGATGTGAATGCGCCGCGCGATAAGATCAAGGCGTTCAAACTGCTCGCCGTTCAGGCGACCGTCGATGTGGCCAAACGGTATCCGCATCTCGCGCGCGGTTCGTTCGGCACGTTGCTCGACGGCACCTATGGCCGCGAAGCTCTGTTCCGCGCCGCCGATCACGATTTATGGATTGGCCGGCCGGTCGAAGAGCCGGGTTCGCGGCCGCTCGATTTCGAAGGCGGCGGCTCGCTCGCGGCGAAGCTCAACGAATGGCCGCTCATTCATACGATCAAGTGCTTGTGCTTCTACCATCCCGACGATCCGGCGGATTTGAAAGCGCGGCAGGAACGCGAATTGCTCCGCCTGCACGACGCGGCGCGCGCGCTCGGCCGCGAATTGCTCGTCGAGATCATCGCGAGCAAGCATGGCCCGATCGACGACACCAGCATCTCCGGCATTATCGAGCGGCTTTATGCGCTCGGCATCAAGCCCGATTGGTGGAAGCTCGAGCCGCAGGCCACGGCGACCGCCTGGCACAATATCGAGAGGGCGATCGCCCAGAACGATCCGTTGTGCCGTGGCATCGTGCTGCTCGGCCTCGAAGCGCCGGAAGAGGATTTGGCGCGCGGCTTTAAGACGGCGCAGACGACCAAGCTGGTGAAGGGCTTCGCCGTTGGCCGCACGATTTTTGCCGAACCGGCGCAGCAATGGCTGAGTGGTCAGATTTCTGACGAGAAGGCCATTCATGTGATGGCGGATTCGTTCGATCGCCTAGTACAGGCTTGGTTGCAGGCACGACAATAA
- the iolG gene encoding inositol 2-dehydrogenase → MRFGLIGAGRIGRIHGGNVAAHKGTELALVADADAKAAADVAAQYGAKVADIAGIMADKNIDAVLICAPTDMHSDLIEQAARAGKAIFCEKPVDLNADRIKACLKVVNEAKAPLMIGFNRRFDPNFAALQQRLHNGAVGNVEIVTVISRDPSPPPVSYIGRSGGLFRDMMIHDFDMARFLLDEEPIAVTAVGSSLVDPEIGKAGDVDTAAVLLETKSGKIAQISNSRRATYGYDQRIEVHGAKGMIRAGNVHETSVEVATGQGFTGDPVQNFFLERYANAYRLELEAFINAVEKGVAPAPSGEDGLRAQLIADAATESWRAKKRVEIGA, encoded by the coding sequence ATGCGGTTTGGATTGATCGGGGCCGGGCGAATCGGCCGGATTCATGGCGGCAATGTCGCCGCGCATAAGGGCACGGAGCTTGCGCTTGTCGCCGATGCCGATGCGAAAGCGGCCGCCGACGTCGCCGCGCAATATGGCGCGAAAGTCGCGGATATTGCCGGCATCATGGCGGATAAAAACATCGATGCGGTCCTGATTTGCGCGCCGACCGACATGCACTCCGATCTCATCGAGCAGGCCGCGCGCGCGGGCAAGGCGATCTTCTGCGAAAAGCCGGTCGATCTGAACGCCGACCGGATCAAGGCCTGTCTGAAAGTGGTGAACGAGGCCAAGGCGCCGCTGATGATCGGCTTCAACCGCCGCTTCGATCCGAATTTCGCGGCGCTGCAGCAGCGCCTGCACAACGGCGCGGTGGGCAATGTGGAAATCGTCACCGTCATTTCGCGTGACCCCTCACCGCCCCCGGTTTCCTATATCGGCCGCTCGGGCGGCCTCTTCCGCGACATGATGATTCACGATTTCGACATGGCGCGCTTTCTGCTCGACGAGGAGCCGATTGCAGTCACGGCGGTCGGGTCCTCTCTGGTCGATCCGGAAATCGGCAAAGCCGGCGATGTCGATACGGCGGCCGTGCTGCTGGAGACGAAATCCGGCAAGATCGCGCAAATCTCCAATTCGCGCCGCGCCACCTATGGTTATGACCAGCGTATCGAGGTGCACGGCGCCAAGGGCATGATCCGCGCGGGCAACGTGCATGAGACGAGCGTGGAAGTCGCAACCGGCCAGGGCTTTACCGGCGATCCGGTGCAGAACTTCTTCCTCGAGCGCTACGCCAATGCCTACCGGCTCGAACTCGAGGCCTTCATCAATGCTGTGGAAAAAGGCGTCGCGCCGGCGCCCTCGGGCGAAGACGGCCTGCGCGCGCAGCTCATCGCCGACGCGGCGACGGAGAGCTGGAGGGCGAAAAAGCGGGTGGAAATCGGCGCCTAA
- a CDS encoding SDR family oxidoreductase has protein sequence MAYHGPAGLNGKIAIVTGGTQGLGEAIARLFAERGAAGLVICGRNAANGEKVAASISASGCKTVFVQADLTKTAEARHVVAVADEAFGRVDVLVNAAGLTDRGNIFDTTEARYDEIFAVNVKSPFFLIQDTVRIMKREKIQGSIVNIQSMSAHGGQPFITAYCASKGALGALTKNVANSLLRYRIRVNGLNIGWMATPGEDRIMKTYHGAQDGWLDDAVKSRPFGRLIDPNEVARACAYLASDESGLMTGANVDFDQTVAGASDPPLDPAA, from the coding sequence ATGGCCTATCATGGCCCCGCCGGCCTGAACGGCAAAATCGCCATCGTGACTGGCGGCACGCAAGGTTTGGGCGAAGCCATCGCGCGTCTGTTCGCGGAGCGCGGCGCAGCCGGGCTCGTGATTTGCGGCCGCAACGCGGCCAATGGCGAAAAGGTCGCCGCCAGTATCAGCGCGTCGGGCTGTAAAACCGTTTTCGTGCAGGCCGATCTCACCAAGACGGCGGAAGCGCGCCATGTCGTTGCCGTCGCCGACGAAGCCTTTGGCCGCGTCGATGTGTTGGTGAACGCGGCCGGCCTCACCGATCGCGGCAATATTTTCGACACGACCGAAGCGCGCTACGACGAAATCTTCGCGGTCAACGTCAAATCGCCGTTCTTCCTGATTCAGGATACGGTGCGCATCATGAAGCGCGAGAAGATCCAAGGTTCGATCGTCAATATCCAGTCGATGTCGGCGCATGGCGGCCAGCCCTTCATCACCGCCTATTGCGCCTCGAAAGGCGCGCTCGGCGCACTCACGAAGAATGTCGCCAATTCGCTGTTGCGCTATCGCATCCGCGTCAACGGGCTCAACATCGGCTGGATGGCGACGCCCGGCGAAGACCGGATCATGAAAACCTATCACGGCGCACAGGACGGCTGGCTAGATGACGCGGTCAAATCGCGCCCCTTCGGCCGCCTGATCGATCCGAACGAGGTCGCACGCGCCTGTGCCTATCTCGCCTCCGACGAATCGGGTTTGATGACCGGCGCGAATGTCGACTTTGATCAAACGGTTGCGGGCGCGAGCGATCCGCCGCTCGACCCGGCCGCCTGA
- a CDS encoding L,D-transpeptidase family protein, with product MTISYSLPRKSALLCRLRVTSLPGQRAQGRLTAGATVIRCALGPAGIVATKREGDGATPMGRFAILYGHFRPDQKLRPGGLNMVPQRRVDGWSDDIRSGQYNRPVRLPHRLSHEAMWRNDRLYDTVFVLDYNIRPRVIGRGSAIFFHLARPDYAPTAGCIAISAQDMRRLLPRLSRRAALCVEK from the coding sequence ATGACAATTTCGTACAGCTTGCCGCGCAAATCCGCCTTGCTTTGCCGCTTGCGGGTGACGTCGCTGCCGGGCCAGCGGGCGCAAGGACGCCTCACCGCCGGGGCTACGGTGATTCGCTGCGCGCTGGGGCCTGCTGGCATCGTCGCCACGAAACGCGAAGGCGACGGCGCCACGCCGATGGGGCGTTTTGCCATCCTTTACGGCCATTTCCGGCCCGACCAGAAGCTGCGCCCCGGCGGCCTCAACATGGTCCCGCAGCGGCGCGTGGACGGGTGGAGCGACGATATCCGCTCCGGTCAATACAACCGCCCCGTGCGCTTGCCGCACCGCTTGAGCCACGAGGCGATGTGGCGCAATGATCGCCTCTACGACACGGTCTTCGTGCTCGACTATAATATCCGACCGCGCGTCATCGGCCGCGGCAGCGCGATTTTCTTTCACCTTGCGCGGCCGGATTATGCGCCGACCGCGGGCTGCATCGCCATTTCAGCCCAGGACATGCGCCGGCTGCTGCCGCGCCTGTCGCGCCGCGCCGCGCTTTGCGTGGAAAAATGA